From Bacteroidota bacterium, the proteins below share one genomic window:
- a CDS encoding permease — protein MISREFIYLWYYFSVVLQQIAPYWAVGIILGSVISVFAKERIHGVLASMQNKKLGVLGVIPASLLGVASPLCMFGTIPLAASFSQKGMRDDWLAAFMMSSILLNPQLILYSAALGSTAFIIRIVSCIICGIAAGLLVYVFYQDKDFFNFSGFEERASHDTDPNLFLRLVKNIWRNIKATGLYFLAGIILTALFQRYVPTHAFASLFGSHRGYGVLMAAAVGIPVYVCGGGTSPLLMGWLQGGLSLGAASAFMITGPATKITNLGAVKIVLGTRNFILYLLFAIFYALVLGLLINMFI, from the coding sequence ATGATCAGTCGCGAGTTTATCTATCTTTGGTATTATTTTTCCGTTGTACTGCAGCAAATTGCCCCTTATTGGGCGGTGGGCATCATATTGGGTTCTGTAATATCAGTTTTTGCCAAGGAAAGGATTCATGGGGTATTGGCTTCCATGCAGAATAAAAAGTTAGGGGTGTTGGGGGTAATCCCGGCAAGCTTGCTGGGAGTTGCCTCGCCTCTTTGTATGTTCGGGACCATCCCGCTTGCAGCCTCATTTTCGCAGAAAGGGATGCGCGATGATTGGCTGGCTGCTTTCATGATGAGTTCTATCCTGTTGAATCCTCAGTTGATCCTATACAGTGCAGCTTTGGGCTCCACTGCTTTTATCATCCGTATTGTATCCTGCATTATATGCGGAATAGCAGCAGGACTGCTGGTATATGTTTTTTATCAGGATAAGGATTTTTTCAATTTTTCAGGTTTTGAGGAGCGGGCAAGTCACGATACCGATCCCAATTTGTTCCTGCGACTGGTCAAAAATATCTGGAGAAATATTAAAGCCACGGGCCTTTATTTCCTGGCAGGCATTATCCTGACCGCATTGTTTCAACGTTATGTTCCAACTCATGCGTTTGCCAGTCTTTTTGGCAGCCACCGGGGATATGGCGTCTTGATGGCTGCAGCGGTAGGTATACCTGTTTATGTTTGCGGAGGAGGAACCAGCCCTTTGCTGATGGGCTGGCTGCAGGGTGGTTTAAGCCTGGGCGCTGCTTCGGCTTTCATGATCACCGGCCCGGCAACCAAAATAACCAACCTGGGTGCCGTTAAAATTGTACTGGGAACCCGGAATTTTATTCTCTACCTGTTGTTTGCAATCTTCTATGCCTTGGTACTCGGGCTTTTGATTAATATGTTTATTTAA
- a CDS encoding DUF362 domain-containing protein codes for MKKYFSIQILLTLFLLAGIYGFSDYSLKIANRDAKNVSIAKAPKTDKNATAVKPVVYMTKDISPAGLMAIYKALGRKATGRVAVKISTGEPGGHNYLSPDLIKNLVQSVHGTIVECNTAYGGQRTTTAMHKQVAIDHGFTAIAPVDIMDEDGSISLPFKNGKNIKEDFVGSHFKNYDFFIILSHFKGHAMGGFGGAFKNMSIGIASASGKMWIHSAGRSKETGDFTPAINAPHDAFLESMAEAAGAVMNSLGKRVLYISIMNKLSVDCDCDSHPADPTMKDIGILASLDPVALDQACVDLVYKAPDGKDLIKRIESRHGIHTIEHAAELGLGSRTYKLVSIDKR; via the coding sequence ACTCTTTTTTTGTTGGCAGGGATTTATGGTTTTAGTGACTATTCGCTTAAAATTGCAAATAGGGATGCAAAAAACGTAAGTATTGCTAAAGCTCCTAAGACAGATAAGAATGCCACAGCGGTAAAACCTGTTGTTTATATGACAAAAGACATCAGTCCGGCCGGGTTGATGGCCATTTACAAGGCATTGGGCAGAAAAGCAACCGGCCGGGTTGCCGTAAAGATCAGCACAGGTGAGCCTGGCGGCCACAATTACCTTTCGCCGGATCTGATTAAAAATCTGGTGCAGTCGGTGCATGGAACAATCGTCGAATGCAACACGGCTTATGGCGGACAAAGAACCACAACGGCCATGCATAAACAGGTGGCCATCGATCATGGTTTTACAGCAATTGCGCCGGTCGACATCATGGATGAGGATGGTTCAATATCCCTGCCGTTTAAAAATGGAAAAAATATTAAGGAAGATTTTGTGGGTTCTCATTTTAAGAACTATGATTTTTTCATCATACTTTCTCATTTTAAGGGCCATGCCATGGGTGGTTTTGGCGGGGCGTTTAAAAATATGTCCATCGGCATTGCCTCGGCAAGCGGAAAGATGTGGATACATTCTGCCGGCAGGTCCAAGGAAACCGGAGATTTCACTCCGGCCATCAATGCTCCTCATGATGCTTTTCTGGAATCTATGGCCGAAGCTGCGGGTGCAGTTATGAACAGTTTAGGGAAGAGAGTTTTGTACATCAGTATCATGAATAAGCTTTCTGTTGATTGTGACTGTGATTCCCATCCTGCTGATCCTACCATGAAGGACATAGGTATTTTGGCTTCGCTCGATCCGGTGGCTCTTGACCAGGCTTGTGTTGATCTTGTTTATAAGGCTCCTGATGGTAAAGACCTGATAAAACGGATTGAATCGCGCCATGGCATTCATACTATTGAACATGCTGCAGAATTGGGATTAGGCAGCAGAACCTATAAGCTGGTAAGTATTGACAAGAGATGA